A section of the Chelmon rostratus isolate fCheRos1 chromosome 16, fCheRos1.pri, whole genome shotgun sequence genome encodes:
- the nrm gene encoding nurim: protein MASVTVRGWALCTVSLLNFAFVFISGADFIRFISFRAIYHNISGETTLCQDSIPWSVALRDSSVLRSLVVDLGLLGLFTTQHSLLAWSPVKQAIQSVLGPLNRTAYCFTTALALQILMRCWQPVTDAPCLWSVRHAPWSIWFPLLCFSLHFLCWAIIFSILMIFDYPELLGIKQVYYDCLGLGDPLSHKSPRAQRLLSHLRHPVCLELGVVLWLLPALSLDRLLLAGTLSAYLALAHSLDKQDLAYLCIQLKSKMQLLTEPHRGSRDNSNHKEK, encoded by the exons ATGGCGTCAGTCACGGTACGTGGCTGGGCTCTCTGCACCGTGTCTCTGCTTAACTTTGCGTTTGTTTTCATATCCGGTGCAGACTTCATTCGGTTCATATCATTTCGAGCCATTTACCACAACATCAGCGGGGAGACGACACTCTGTCAAG ACTCCATACCATGGTCTGTGGCCCTGCGGGACAGCTCTGTCCTCAGGTCTCTTGTCGTGGATCTGGGCCTGCTGGGTCTCTTCACCACACAGCACAGTCTGCTCGCCTGGTCACCTGTCAAACAGGCCATCCAGTCGGTGCTGGGGCCCCTGAACAGGACGGCATACTGCTTCACCACAGCACTGGCCCTCCAG ATTTTGATGCGTTGCTGGCAGCCCGTGACTGACGCTCCCTGTCTGTGGTCAGTGCGTCATGCACCCTGGAGTATCTGgttccctctgctctgcttctcgCTGCACTTCCTCTGCTGGGCTATTATCTTCAGCATCCTCATGATCTTTGATTACCCAGAACTGCTGGGCATCAAGCAG GTGTATTACGACTGCCTCGGTTTAGGGGACCCCCTGTCTCACAAGTCGCCTCGTGCCCAGCGCCTCCTGTCTCACCTCCGCCACCCGGTGTGCCTGGAGCTGGGCGTCGTGCTGTGGCTCCTGCCGGCCTTGTCCCTGGACAGGCTCCTGCTGGCTGGGACTCTGTCGGCCTACCTGGCCCTGGCACACTCCCTGGACAAACAGGATTTAGCCTACCTTTGTATCCAGCTTAAAAGCAAGATGCAGCTCTTGACGGAGCCGCACCGGGGCAGCCGGGACAACAGCAACCACAAGGAGAAGTGA